From a single Geoanaerobacter pelophilus genomic region:
- a CDS encoding response regulator, whose protein sequence is MSELKPILLAEDNPRDAELTLEALAENNLVNRVTHVRDGVEALEYLRCEGRFATRTPGNPAVVVLDIKMPRLDGIDVLRAIRSDPALKLIPVVMLTSSREEHDLIRSYELGSNAYVVKPVKFTEFVEAVKQLGIFWALLNELPPKGATSNDQ, encoded by the coding sequence ATGTCTGAACTTAAACCGATTCTGCTGGCGGAAGACAATCCTAGAGACGCCGAACTGACATTAGAGGCCTTGGCAGAAAACAATCTGGTCAACCGGGTTACGCACGTCAGGGACGGTGTTGAGGCATTGGAATATCTGCGCTGCGAAGGCCGGTTCGCAACGCGCACGCCTGGTAATCCGGCAGTGGTGGTGCTCGACATCAAAATGCCACGTCTGGATGGCATTGATGTGCTGCGGGCCATCCGCTCCGACCCTGCCTTAAAACTGATACCGGTGGTGATGTTGACCTCCTCGCGGGAGGAGCATGATCTGATCCGTAGTTATGAACTGGGGAGCAACGCCTATGTGGTCAAACCGGTAAAGTTTACGGAATTTGTCGAGGCGGTGAAGCAACTCGGTATTTTCTGGGCCTTACTGAACGAACTGCCCCCAAAAGGAGCAACCTCCAATGACCAATGA
- a CDS encoding substrate-binding periplasmic protein, translating to MMASTSFFIPKGMTLGVHLPFSGAVAIAATAPAIAKPRNFKQYLVIILTIVLSIAAAADISNASQTLIFNTSNAPPNSTDTATGSCDRILTEAFRRLGMNLKIVQLPSERALQNANQGIDDGNFVRVEGMEKMYPNLIRVPEAITTLEFTAFTKNDSIRITNWESLVPYRVAIVNGWKILENNIVGVKSLTKVRDEHVLFPLLLTGKVDIVVYDRRQGEYALKQLGAEGVRALQPPLIVKPMYPYLNKRHADLVPKLDQILKAMKKDGTVKRIVTETLHTFSIQE from the coding sequence ATGATGGCATCTACCTCTTTTTTCATTCCAAAGGGAATGACTCTGGGGGTGCATCTCCCCTTCTCCGGCGCCGTTGCTATAGCAGCAACTGCGCCCGCTATAGCGAAGCCAAGGAATTTCAAGCAATACCTGGTAATTATTTTGACTATCGTGCTGTCGATAGCTGCTGCCGCGGATATTTCAAACGCTTCCCAGACCCTCATATTCAACACCTCCAATGCTCCTCCCAACTCAACGGATACTGCCACCGGCTCCTGTGACAGAATCCTGACCGAAGCTTTCAGGCGTCTCGGCATGAACCTGAAAATTGTCCAACTACCTTCGGAGCGAGCCCTCCAGAATGCCAATCAGGGGATTGACGACGGCAACTTCGTACGGGTCGAAGGGATGGAGAAAATGTATCCCAACCTCATCAGAGTCCCCGAAGCGATTACCACCCTTGAATTCACGGCCTTTACCAAGAATGACAGCATCAGGATCACCAACTGGGAAAGTCTCGTCCCCTATCGCGTCGCTATTGTCAATGGCTGGAAGATACTGGAGAACAACATCGTCGGAGTCAAATCGCTCACCAAGGTTAGGGACGAACATGTCCTGTTCCCGCTTCTGCTCACCGGTAAGGTCGATATTGTAGTCTATGATCGCAGACAGGGTGAGTATGCTCTCAAGCAGCTCGGAGCTGAAGGGGTCAGGGCCTTGCAGCCACCACTCATCGTAAAACCGATGTACCCCTATCTGAACAAACGCCATGCCGATCTGGTCCCGAAACTGGACCAGATCCTGAAAGCAATGAAGAAAGACGGGACGGTCAAACGAATCGTTACGGAGACTCTGCACACATTTTCCATTCAGGAGTAA
- a CDS encoding MASE3 domain-containing protein yields MARRLCLANNTCKRAAGGTTKPGEQIQLELKSATQERSRTEIISCIGVIAAIVLGLYLTSIHSYLLFHSLVEITTIAIGFTLFILTWNARNFLSNGCLKVLGIGYAFIATIDLFHTLAYKGMNVFPSVGANLPTQLWIAARFLQALTLCIAPLFVRRKINEYLLIAGYFFIVATIAAIVYAGYFPDCFVEGKGLTPFKIASEYGIIALLLASLLIFHNIRAVFSKGVYTLIVSSILCTIVSELSFTAYLSVYGFANMLGHILKLAAFYQIYRALLVTGLKKPLDLIFRELKQAEEALQKAHDHLEEQVRERTAELENERRLLRSLVQTIPDPVWLKSPEGKFLIANTSFARLFNVSESELIGKTDFDYLDPAQAAFFQQKDREAIAAERTKTNEEWVTFLGDNHRELWETSKTPLHYADGRVIGVLGVARNITGRKQMEEALAASEREFRSLAENSPDNIARYDLRCRLKYFNPALQKSVHQDFDHKLGKSPREADEDDTKETGLYEDMLWKVIDSGEPSEIEIDMPHFSGEAHTHHIRFVAERDPLGNIIGVLTIGRDITDRKQMEESIRKLNEELEERVKQRTAELEVKNAELQRMNRIFVGRELRMVELKERIQKLEKTGG; encoded by the coding sequence GTGGCGCGAAGACTGTGCTTAGCCAACAATACATGTAAACGAGCTGCAGGAGGCACTACGAAACCTGGAGAGCAAATCCAGCTTGAGCTGAAGAGCGCCACGCAAGAAAGGAGCAGGACAGAGATAATCTCCTGCATTGGCGTCATCGCGGCCATAGTTTTGGGGCTCTACCTGACAAGCATCCATAGTTACCTGCTGTTCCACAGCCTTGTCGAAATAACCACAATAGCTATCGGCTTTACCCTGTTCATCCTGACCTGGAACGCCCGTAATTTCCTGTCAAACGGTTGTCTCAAAGTACTCGGCATCGGCTACGCTTTTATTGCCACGATCGACCTGTTTCATACCCTGGCCTACAAAGGGATGAATGTGTTTCCCAGTGTGGGCGCCAACCTGCCGACACAACTCTGGATAGCAGCCCGTTTCCTTCAGGCCTTAACCCTGTGTATTGCCCCCTTATTCGTCCGGCGTAAGATCAACGAATATCTGCTGATAGCAGGATATTTTTTTATCGTCGCAACGATTGCAGCGATAGTGTACGCCGGTTACTTCCCAGACTGCTTCGTCGAAGGAAAAGGGCTCACTCCGTTCAAAATAGCCAGCGAATACGGCATCATTGCTCTCCTGCTCGCCTCCTTGCTGATCTTCCATAACATCCGGGCAGTATTCAGTAAAGGGGTTTACACCCTTATCGTCTCGTCAATACTGTGTACTATCGTATCGGAATTGTCATTTACCGCATATCTGAGTGTCTACGGTTTTGCCAACATGCTCGGCCATATCCTCAAGCTGGCAGCCTTTTACCAGATTTACCGGGCCCTCTTGGTAACAGGGCTAAAAAAACCGCTCGATCTCATTTTTCGTGAGCTGAAACAGGCTGAAGAGGCACTCCAGAAGGCTCACGACCACCTGGAGGAGCAGGTCAGGGAGCGAACCGCCGAACTGGAAAACGAGCGCCGGCTGCTTAGGTCTCTCGTTCAGACTATCCCTGACCCGGTTTGGCTGAAAAGCCCGGAGGGAAAATTTCTGATTGCCAATACCTCTTTTGCCCGGCTGTTCAATGTCTCCGAATCCGAGCTTATCGGAAAAACTGATTTTGATTACCTTGACCCGGCGCAGGCGGCTTTTTTTCAGCAAAAAGACCGGGAGGCTATTGCCGCGGAGAGAACAAAGACCAATGAGGAGTGGGTAACCTTCCTCGGCGACAATCACCGCGAGTTGTGGGAAACAAGCAAGACCCCGCTCCACTACGCAGACGGTCGGGTTATCGGCGTACTCGGCGTTGCGCGAAATATCACCGGACGCAAGCAGATGGAGGAAGCTCTTGCCGCCAGCGAGCGGGAATTCCGGTCACTGGCGGAAAACTCGCCAGACAATATTGCCCGCTACGACCTGCGGTGCCGACTGAAGTATTTCAACCCTGCGCTGCAAAAGAGCGTGCATCAAGATTTTGACCATAAGCTGGGCAAGTCGCCACGGGAGGCTGACGAAGATGACACCAAGGAAACCGGTCTCTATGAGGATATGCTCTGGAAAGTCATTGATAGTGGTGAACCAAGCGAGATTGAAATTGACATGCCTCATTTTTCCGGAGAAGCGCATACCCATCACATCCGTTTCGTCGCAGAACGTGATCCGCTCGGCAACATTATCGGTGTCCTGACCATTGGCCGGGACATTACTGACCGGAAGCAAATGGAAGAGTCCATTCGCAAATTGAACGAAGAGCTCGAAGAGCGGGTAAAACAGAGAACAGCGGAGTTGGAGGTCAAGAACGCCGAATTGCAGCGGATGAACCGGATATTTGTCGGCCGGGAGCTGCGGATGGTGGAGTTGAAGGAGCGGATCCAGAAGCTCGAAAAAACAGGAGGATAA
- a CDS encoding PAS domain S-box protein, which yields MTNEMQRERPLRILHLEDSPRDAELIRERLIDAGFSLQLDWAASELKFASLLQRGGYDLVLADYLLPGFEAPAALSLVNALAPGLPFIVVSGAVGEEKAVELLKLGATDYVLKDRLDKLPLAIERALDEIGEQKARRRAEEELRISEGKYRRIVDTAAEGIWSLGADHLTTFVNARMTEMLGYTGAEMFGRPMADFMFDEDVPNHLLRMGNRRHGQPEHYERRFRRKNGEAVWTLVSATPILDDQHQFQGSFAMFTDITERKLAGDELQRLKDDLERRVLERTIELQEKYAELERMNKLFVGRELKMVELKERITELEQQIRQLNERSGS from the coding sequence ATGACCAATGAAATGCAGCGAGAGCGACCTCTGCGGATACTGCACCTCGAAGACTCGCCACGGGATGCCGAGCTAATCCGGGAGCGGCTGATCGACGCCGGCTTTTCCCTGCAGCTCGACTGGGCAGCCAGTGAACTGAAGTTTGCCTCGTTGCTCCAGAGAGGCGGATACGATCTTGTGCTGGCCGATTACCTGCTGCCAGGTTTTGAGGCGCCGGCGGCGCTGTCACTGGTAAATGCCCTCGCTCCCGGCCTGCCCTTCATTGTAGTTTCCGGCGCCGTCGGCGAAGAAAAGGCAGTGGAACTCCTCAAACTAGGCGCCACAGACTATGTGCTGAAAGACCGATTGGACAAGCTGCCGTTGGCAATTGAGCGGGCGCTGGATGAGATTGGAGAGCAGAAGGCGCGGCGCCGGGCCGAGGAAGAGCTGCGCATAAGTGAGGGAAAATATCGGCGCATAGTGGACACGGCCGCCGAGGGAATCTGGTCGCTAGGGGCGGATCATCTGACCACCTTTGTTAACGCCCGGATGACCGAAATGCTCGGCTACACCGGAGCGGAAATGTTCGGCCGGCCAATGGCCGACTTCATGTTCGACGAGGACGTGCCGAACCATCTGCTGAGAATGGGCAATCGCCGTCATGGGCAACCAGAGCATTATGAACGCCGCTTCCGCCGTAAAAACGGTGAGGCGGTCTGGACCCTGGTTTCTGCTACCCCGATTCTTGATGACCAACATCAGTTTCAGGGCTCCTTCGCAATGTTCACCGATATCACTGAAAGAAAACTCGCCGGCGACGAGCTCCAACGGCTCAAAGACGACCTGGAACGACGGGTGCTGGAGCGTACCATCGAATTGCAGGAAAAGTATGCCGAGTTGGAACGAATGAATAAGCTCTTCGTCGGCCGGGAACTCAAAATGGTTGAGTTAAAGGAACGGATCACTGAACTGGAGCAGCAGATCCGGCAACTCAACGA
- a CDS encoding ATP-binding protein codes for MLSRGDFNSIAYRMTASVLVLSLLLAGASTMGLYVVSSHEEADKVERDLRQLVKTNVPGINESLWVMDMRQLQIQLNSLLNIPHVTKAQVESGGQILASTGNNLPDEATIRRSFALNYRLEDRIIPLGNLQLQVNYNDISKDLLSKAHVRFLFQLGQIALVAVFMLFIFRQIVTRRLETFENHISELNRGQTDALVLPKPMFFKGNDELDMLVQAFNNMSGQLREMISDMKQAEEDLRRMNERFSLATHAAQLGVWDWDIPKNELAWEESMYRLYAIQREDFGGAYDAWARTIHPLDKAQTEGEIQAALRGEREYAPEFRIVLPDGNIRYIKANSQTFRDENGTPLRMIGTNIDITERKLAEEEVRRLNAELERRVTERTAQLQAANQELEAFCYSVSHDLRAPLRHIDGYVDLLVSRCRDSLTDKGLHYADTIAASARQMGVLIDDLLQFSRTGRAEIHQERVDMNKAMEEALVTLQEGCAGRAIEWAIEKLPMVRGDFALLRQVWANLLGNAVKYTRTRETTRITVSSSRENDEDIFTVTDNGVGFDMQYAGKLFGVFQRLHTQEEFEGTGIGLATVQRIINRHGGRVWAEAELNRGATFHFTLPLHTEESDV; via the coding sequence ATGCTGAGCCGGGGGGACTTCAATTCCATTGCCTACAGGATGACCGCATCCGTGCTGGTTTTAAGTCTTCTGCTGGCCGGCGCTTCGACCATGGGGCTCTATGTCGTTTCTTCCCATGAGGAGGCTGACAAAGTCGAGCGGGATCTCCGGCAGCTGGTAAAGACCAACGTCCCCGGCATAAATGAGAGCCTGTGGGTCATGGATATGCGGCAACTCCAGATCCAGTTGAACTCTCTGCTCAATATCCCCCATGTGACCAAGGCACAGGTTGAGTCCGGTGGCCAGATCCTGGCGTCAACCGGGAACAACCTGCCGGATGAGGCCACCATTCGGAGGTCTTTCGCCCTCAACTACCGCTTAGAAGACAGAATCATTCCGCTGGGAAATCTCCAACTTCAGGTGAACTACAACGACATATCCAAGGATCTGCTTTCCAAGGCACATGTCAGGTTTCTGTTTCAGTTGGGGCAGATTGCCCTTGTAGCAGTCTTCATGCTGTTTATCTTCCGGCAAATTGTAACGCGACGTCTTGAAACATTTGAGAACCACATCAGCGAGCTGAACCGTGGCCAGACGGATGCCCTGGTTCTGCCGAAACCGATGTTCTTCAAGGGGAATGACGAACTGGACATGCTGGTTCAGGCATTCAACAACATGTCAGGCCAATTGCGCGAAATGATCAGCGACATGAAGCAGGCCGAAGAGGATCTCAGGCGGATGAACGAACGTTTTTCCCTGGCCACCCATGCTGCTCAACTGGGGGTTTGGGACTGGGACATCCCTAAAAATGAGCTGGCATGGGAAGAGTCGATGTATCGTCTCTACGCCATTCAAAGGGAAGACTTTGGTGGCGCTTACGACGCCTGGGCCCGCACCATTCATCCTCTGGACAAAGCCCAGACCGAAGGAGAGATTCAGGCCGCCCTGCGCGGCGAGCGCGAGTATGCTCCCGAATTTCGCATCGTCCTGCCAGATGGCAACATCCGCTACATCAAAGCGAACTCGCAGACATTCAGAGATGAAAACGGCACCCCCCTGCGTATGATCGGTACCAACATCGATATTACCGAGCGCAAACTGGCAGAAGAGGAAGTTCGCCGATTGAACGCCGAACTGGAACGGCGGGTGACCGAGCGCACTGCCCAGTTGCAAGCTGCCAATCAGGAGCTGGAGGCATTTTGCTACTCCGTGTCGCACGACCTGCGGGCGCCGCTCAGACATATCGACGGGTATGTGGATCTGCTGGTATCGCGCTGCCGCGACAGTCTTACAGATAAAGGCTTGCATTACGCAGATACCATCGCCGCCTCCGCTCGTCAGATGGGGGTGTTGATCGACGACCTGCTGCAGTTTTCCCGGACCGGTCGCGCTGAGATCCACCAGGAACGTGTGGACATGAACAAGGCAATGGAAGAAGCGCTGGTCACCTTACAGGAGGGCTGTGCTGGGCGTGCCATTGAGTGGGCCATAGAGAAACTGCCCATGGTCCGGGGAGATTTCGCCCTGCTGCGCCAGGTGTGGGCCAACCTGCTGGGGAATGCGGTTAAATATACCCGAACCAGGGAGACCACCCGGATAACGGTCAGCTCCAGCAGAGAAAACGATGAAGACATCTTTACGGTAACCGATAACGGGGTGGGGTTTGACATGCAATATGCCGGCAAGCTCTTCGGCGTCTTTCAACGTCTACATACCCAGGAGGAGTTCGAAGGGACCGGCATCGGCCTGGCCACTGTCCAGCGAATAATTAACCGGCATGGCGGCCGGGTCTGGGCCGAGGCAGAACTGAACCGTGGTGCGACGTTTCATTTCACTCTGCCGCTACATACGGAGGAAAGCGATGTCTGA
- a CDS encoding SAP domain-containing protein — protein MKLDEIKEIAKGHSIKIAKAKKSDLVRAIQHAEGNEPCFDNGKAEHCGQQSCLWREDCA, from the coding sequence ATGAAACTTGATGAAATCAAAGAGATTGCCAAGGGACATAGCATTAAAATAGCAAAGGCAAAGAAATCGGACCTGGTTCGGGCGATTCAGCACGCCGAGGGGAATGAACCCTGCTTTGATAACGGCAAGGCAGAACACTGCGGCCAGCAAAGCTGTCTGTGGCGCGAAGACTGTGCTTAG